From Juglans regia cultivar Chandler chromosome 8, Walnut 2.0, whole genome shotgun sequence, the proteins below share one genomic window:
- the LOC109014110 gene encoding uncharacterized protein LOC109014110 — protein MGRIAFLSVLLLWCATGSIAFSFTDGLLPNGNFEFGPRPANLKGTVVVGRYAIPKWEISGFVEYIKSGQKQGDMLLVVPEGAFAVRLGNEASIKQSMKVVKGLYYSLTFSAARTCAQEERLNVSVAPDWGVLPMQTLYSSNGWDSYAWAFQAERDVAEILIHNPGREEDPACGPLIDSIAIRALYPPRLTNKNILKNPDFEEGPYIFPNTSWGVLIPPNIEDDHSPLPGWMVESLKAVKYIDSDHFSVPQGKRAVELVAGKESAIAQVVRTIPGKTYILSFAVGDASNSCEGSMIVEAFAGKDTVKVPYESKGKGGYKRAVLKFVAVSPRTRIMFLSTFYTMRSDDFSSLCGPIVDDLKLLSVRNPRRRM, from the exons GATTATTACCAAATGGCAACTTCGAGTTCGGCCCGAGGCCCGCCAACTTGAAGGGTACTGTAGTGGTGGGGCGCTACGCCATACCGAAGTGGGAGATTTCAGGGTTTGTGGAGTACATTAAATCGGGACAAAAGCAAGGGGATATGCTGCTGGTGGTGCCGGAGGGAGCCTTTGCTGTTAGGCTTGGGAACGAGGCGTCAATCAAGCAAAGCATGAAAGTGGTTAAGGGTTTATACTATTCACTTACGTTCAGTGCAGCCCGCACCTGCGCTCAGGAGGAGCGGTTGAACGTGTCCGTAGCGCCGGACTGGGGCGTGCTGCCGATGCAAACTCTGTATAGCAGTAATGGGTGGGACTCGTATGCGTGGGCATTCCAAGCCGAGCGTGACGTCGCGGAGATTCTCATTCATAATCCAGGAAGGGAAGAGGATCCGGCATGTGGCCCTCTTATTGATTCCATTGCCATTAGAGCTTTATATCCTCCAAGACTCACCAACA AAAACATATTGAAGAATCCGGATTTCGAAGAGGGACCATATATTTTCCCCAACACGTCTTGGGGTGTCCTAATCCCACCAAACATCGAGGACGACCATTCTCCACTGCCAGGTTGGATGGTGGAGTCTCTCAAAGCAGTCAAGTACATAGACTCGGACCATTTCTCAGTGCCACAAGGCAAACGAGCAGTAGAGCTTGTGGCCGGAAAAGAAAGTGCTATTGCCCAAGTAGTCAGGACGATACCTGGAAAAACATACATCCTCTCTTTTGCGGTGGGAGATGCCAGCAATTCCTGTGAAGGGTCTATGATCGTTGAGGCATTTGCAGGCAAGGACACTGTGAAAGTGCCTTATGAATCTAAGGGCAAAGGCGGATATAAGCGTGCTGTGCTCAAGTTTGTGGCTGTGTCTCCACGAACACGTATAATGTTCCTCAGCACGTTTTACACCATGAGAAGCGATGACTTTTCTTCACTTTGTGGCCCTATTGTCGATGATTTGAAGCTTCTCAGTGTGCGTAACCCACGGCGCCGGATGTGA
- the LOC109014109 gene encoding GTP-binding nuclear protein Ran-3-like, producing MKMIVPQRGPLLTAERGKKMALPNQQTVDYPSFKLVIVGDGGTGKTTFVKRHLTGEFEKKYEPTIGVEVHPLDFFTNCGKIRFYCWDTAGQEKFGGLRYGYYIHGQCAIIMFDVTARLTYKNVPTWHRDLCRVCENIPIVLCGNKVDVKNRQVKAKQVTFHRKKNLQYYEISAKSNYNFEKPFLYLARKLAGDPNLHFVESPALAPPEVQIDLAAQQRHEDELAAAASQPLPDDDDDAFE from the exons atgaaaatgattgTACCACAGAGAGGGCCACTACTCACAGcggaaagagggaaaaaaatg GCTTTGCCAAACCAGCAGACCGTCGATTATCCGAGCTTCAAGCTTGTAATTGTTGGCGATGGTGGAACCG GAAAAACAACGTTTGTGAAAAGACATCTTACTGGGGAGTTTGAGAAGAAATACGAAC CAACCATTGGTGTGGAAGTCCATCCATTGGACTTTTTCACCAACTGCGGGAAAATCCGTTTCTACTGCTGGGACACGGCTGGGCAAGAGAAGTTTGGCGGTCTTAGATATGGTTACTA CATTCATGGACAGTGTGCAATTATCATGTTTGATGTTACTGCCCGCCTGACATACAAGAACGTTCCAACATGGCACCGTGATCTTTGCAG AGTGTGTGAAAACATCCCAATTGTACTTTGCGGAAACAAGGTTGATGTGAAGAACAGGCAGGTGAAGGCAAAGCAGGTTACATTTCACAGAAAGAAGAATTTGCAGTATTACGAGATATCAGCCAAGAGCAATTATAACTTTGAGAAGCCTTTCTTATACCTTGCTAGGAAACTTGCAGG GGATCCTAATCTGCATTTTGTTGAATCTCCTGCCTTGGCTCCCCCAGAAGTGCAAATTGACTTGGCTGCACAGCAAAG GCACGAGGATGAGCTTGCTGCTGCCGCTAGTCAGCCCCTTCctgatgacgatgatgatgcATTCGAGTAA
- the LOC109014107 gene encoding pentatricopeptide repeat-containing protein At4g32450, mitochondrial: protein MSTKGATSLTNNFLAVLSKVCSSSNSLDSLKKLTLLRNLSIGSAAERTDFQNGNGYHVDNSSEYQQNSGGFYGEDQNPMDFHQKSTRFIGGSSVGASRSSNPNGNCGESTTNDFVVNPVAQNESFSGPYGQNYGDLQQNSSGLYRESYRSTYQNHPVGQNGNFSGNYGQSSGWPQLDPNGISASNSRGFEPNSSGFHQNNGEVYKESTINESQNNQYQQNGNFSGHYGNNDGKFLQNHNGSYTHSSPVQHSMSGFNGINRNLQHSYGSYLEGARATRQNPHGFNSQGLSESQGSLNENYMQNFGQAQQASYDHNMVNAGMQPQGQSWCQQSPSAGHYNQSLHGGQNPPNSNASQIMTTSSQSSSHPTHGGELAETSDNHPYVGTLEELDSFCKEGKVKEAVEVLGFLEKQCLPVDLPRYLQLMQACGEARSLQEAKYVHEHIVRIQSPLRVSTYNRIIEMYWKCGSIDDAWQVFNTMPKHNLTSWDVMITWLAKNDYGEDAIDLFTKFKKTGLKPDGQMFIGVFTACSVLGDIDEGMLHFESMSKDYGIVPSMNHYVSVVDMLGSTGFLDEAFEFIGKMPLEPSVDVWETLMNLCRVHGHRELGDLCAEIVGQLEPSCLNEQSKAGLLPVKPSDIAKQKEKKKLSSQNLLEVRSRVHEYRAGDRSHPGTDRIYAELRALKEQMKEAGYIPETRFVLHDIDQEAKEEALLAHSERLAIADGLLSSPARSPIRIIKNLRVCGDCHTALKIISKLVGRELIIRDAKRFHHFKDGLCSCRDYW, encoded by the coding sequence ATGTCCACCAAGGGAGCGACGAGTCTCACAAACAACTTCCTCGCAGTACTATCCAAGGTATGTTCTTCCAGCAACTCATTAGATTCATTAAAAAAGCTTACATTGCTGAGAAATCTCAGCATCGGCAGTGCCGCTGAAAGAACAGATTTTCAAAACGGTAATGGATATCACGTAGACAACTCTTCAGAATATCAGCAAAACTCTGGTGGGTTTTACGGTGAGGACCAAAATCCCATGGATTTTCACCAGAAATCAACCAGATTTATCGGGGGAAGTTCCGTGGGGGCTTCACGGAGCTCAAACCCCAACGGGAATTGTGGAGAAAGCACAACAAACGATTTTGTGGTGAACCCAGTTGCGCAAAACGAAAGTTTTAGTGGGCCTTATGGGCAAAACTATGGCGATTTGCAGCAAAATTCTAGTGGGCTTTATAGGGAAAGCTATAGAAGTACATATCAAAACCACCCAGTTGGACAAAATGGAAACTTTAGTGGAAATTATGGTCAGAGTAGTGGATGGCCACAGCTGGACCCAAACGGAATTTCTGCAAGTAATTCGAGAGGGTTTGAGCCGAATTCAAGTGGCTTTCACCAGAACAACGGCGAAGTTTACAAGGAAAGCACTATAAATGAATCGCAGAATAACCAATATCAGCAAAATGGGAATTTTAGTGGGCATTATGGGAATAATGACGGAAAGTTCTTGCAGAACCATAATGGGTCTTACACCCATAGTTCACCGGTACAGCATAGTATGAGCGGGTTCAACGGGATAAATAGAAATCTACAGCATTCATATGGATCTTACCTGGAGGGAGCTAGAGCAACGAGGCAGAATCCACATGGATTTAATTCCCAAGGCCTTTCAGAATCTCAGGGAAGCCTAAACGAGAACTACATGCAAAATTTTGGGCAAGCTCAGCAAGCCTCGTATGATCATAACATGGTGAATGCTGGAATGCAGCCGCAAGGCCAAAGTTGGTGTCAGCAGAGCCCTAGTGCTGGACACTATAATCAGAGCCTCCATGGAGGACAAAATCCGCCAAACTCAAATGCTTCTCAGATTATGACGACTAGTTCTCAATCATCCAGTCATCCAACACATGGGGGTGAATTGGCTGAAACATCTGACAATCACCCATATGTCGGTACACTTGAGGAGCTAGATAGTTTTTGCAAAGAGGGGAAAGTGAAGGAAGCTGTAGAAGTCTTAGGTTTTTTAGAAAAGCAGTGTCTTCCTGTTGATTTGCCCCGATATTTGCAGTTGATGCAGGCATGTGGTGAGGCTCGATCTCTACAGGAAGCAAAATATGTTCATGAACACATTGTAAGAATACAGTCTCCTCTCAGAGTGAGCACCTACAACAGAATCATAGAGATGTATTGGAAATGTGGTTCCATAGATGACGCTTGGCAAGTGTTTAACACAATGCCCAAGCACAATTTGACATCGTGGGATGTTATGATAACATGGCTTGCTAAGAATGATTATGGGGAGGATGCCATTGATCTATTTACTAAGTTTAAGAAAACAGGACTGAAACCTGATGGTCAAATGTTTATTGGAGTTTTTACTGCTTGTAGTGTTCTAGGAGATATTGATGAAGGAATGCTGCACTTTGAATCAATGAGCAAGGATTATGGCATTGTCCCATCCATGAATCATTATGTGAGTGTAGTAGACATGCTAGGAAGTACAGGGTTTCTGGATGAAGCTTTTGAGTTCATTGGAAAGATGCCATTGGAGCCAAGTGTTGATGTATGGGAAACTCTAATGAATCTCTGCAGAGTTCATGGACACAGGGAGCTTGGTGATCTTTGTGCTGAGATTGTTGGGCAGTTAGAACCCTCATGCTTGAATGAGCAATCGAAGGCTGGCCTTCTACCTGTGAAACCTTCAGACATTGCAAaacagaaagagaagaagaaactaTCTAGTCAAAATCTTTTAGAAGTTAGGAGTCGGGTCCATGAATATCGAGCAGGGGATAGATCTCATCCTGGCACGGATAGGATCTATGCAGAACTTAGGGCTTTGAAGGAACAAATGAAAGAGGCTGGTTATATACCAGAGACTAGATTTGTGTTGCATGATATAGACCAGGAAGCCAAGGAGGAAGCCCTTCTTGCTCACAGCGAGAGACTTGCTATTGCCGATGGTCTCCTGAGTAGTCCAGCTCGATCACCTATTAGGATAATCAAGAATCTTCGTGTTTGTGGTGATTGCCATACTGCACTGAAGATCATCTCAAAGCTTGTTGGCAGAGAACTCATTATACGAGATGCTAAGAGGTTCCACCATTTCAAAGATGGGTTGTGCTCTTGCCGGGATTATTGGTGA
- the LOC109014108 gene encoding uncharacterized protein LOC109014108 encodes MRFMKGSKVEVLRKKEATPAEWACAKIISGNGHTYSVVFEGSCGMRSEALVERVPRKAIRPCPPSVGSVESCAVGDIVEVFDVGSWKIAMVVKPFGRDYYLARLLGSCEEFRVHKSNVRVRQSWQNNEWIVIRKGLDSCDLVKSNKPSSSYCHQITSGVPQFISRRKMQAGYNCLAAQDNTCFQEPYTVSSRILKRSLPYCSSNIEPYARKTRGIQKEGESLLLKKVDAVACPRVNLGETYMHASCNNGTTGWFELERGNQIGSIFCFHERSSEPNDCSSLASSVGSCSVVSNRTNELSGHNLSDPTQDADPIGSDADSFYKCGDEERKCPLSMKEDVPARIHRLELHAYRSTLEAIYASGPLSWEHEALLTNLRISLNISNDEHLMEIRNLKSAQTSIHLS; translated from the exons ATGAGATTCATGAAGGGGAGTAAAGTGGAGGTACTAAGAAAGAAAGAGGCGACTCCTGCTGAATGGGCTTGTGCTAAGATTATTTCAGGCAATGGGCACACTTATAGTGTCGTATTCGAAGGTTCTTGTGGCATGAGAAGTGAAGCACTTGTGGAGAGAGTGCCAAGGAAGGCCATTAGACCCTGCCCTCCTTCTGTGGGAAGTGTGGAGAGTTGTGCAGTTGGAGATATTGTGGAAGTTTTTGATGTTGGTTCTTGGAAAATAGCCATGGTTGTGAAGCCTTTCGGCAGAGATTATTATTTGGCTAGGCTACTGGGGTCTTGTGAGGAGTTCAGAGTTCACAAATCCAACGTTCGGGTGCGTCAGTCTTGGCAAAATAATGAATGGATTGTGATCAGAAAG GGTTTGGACAGTTGTGATTTGGTGAAATCCAACAAACCATCTAGCTCGTATTGTCATCAGATTACTTCTGGAGTTCCACAATTCATTTCAAGAAGAAAGATGCAGGCAGGATATAATTGTTTAGCTGCTCAAGACAATACATGCTTTCAAGAGCCTTATACTGTCTCATCTAGGATATTGAAGAGATCTCTCCCTTATTGCTCCTCTAATATTGAACCATATGCCAGAAAAACGAGAGGAATCCAGAAAGAGGGTGAATCCCTCTTGCTGAAAAAGGTAGATGCTGTTGCTTGCCCACGAGTAAATCTGGGTGAAACATACATGCATGCTTCCTGTAATAATGGAACAACTGGATGGTTTGAATTGGAGAGGGGAAATCAGATTggttctattttttgtttccatGAAAGAAGTTCAGAACCTAATGATTGTAGTAGTCTTGCATCTTCTGTTGGTAGTTGTAGTGTTGTTAGCAACAGAACAAATGAGTTGTCTGGTCATAATTTATCAGATCCTACTCAAGATGCAGATCCTATTGGTAGTGATGCAGATTCCTTTTATAAATGTGGAGATGAGGAACGGAAATGTCCCCTTTCTATGAAAGAGGATGTACCTGCAAGAATCCATAGATTAGAGTTGCATGCTTATCGCAGCACTCTAGAGGCAATATATGCTTCTGGGCCCTTAAGTTGGGAACACGAAGCTCTATTGACAAATCTCCGCATTTCACTCAACATTTCCAATGATGAACATTTGATGGAGATAAGGAATTTAAAATCAGCTCAAACTAGCATTCATCTTAGTTAA